The Streptomyces sp. Alt3 genome has a segment encoding these proteins:
- a CDS encoding EamA family transporter, giving the protein MRPLHIALAALVAAVWGVNFVVIELGLAHFPPLLFSALRFLVAALPAVFLVGRPTVAWKWIIGVGLALGVAKFGLLFIGMDQGMPAGLSSLVLQVQAVFTALFAALFLSERPGGRRVLGMGIALAGIGVAAVDEGTGGTVLAFVLVILAAACWGVSNVITRKAAPRDSLNFMVWVSTVPVLPLLGLSLIFEGWDRDTEALAALDLTGAGTVLYVAWISTVLGFAAWGFLLRHHPASSVAPFTLLVPVFGMSSAALILDEAVSPLRWCAAALLVGGVALTSLPRPRPAVAPPLPEVREPAV; this is encoded by the coding sequence ATGCGTCCCCTCCACATCGCCCTGGCCGCGCTGGTCGCCGCCGTCTGGGGTGTGAACTTCGTCGTCATCGAGCTGGGCCTCGCCCACTTCCCGCCCCTGCTCTTCTCCGCCCTGCGCTTCCTCGTCGCCGCGCTGCCCGCCGTGTTCCTCGTCGGCCGGCCGACGGTGGCCTGGAAGTGGATCATCGGCGTCGGCCTCGCGCTGGGAGTGGCCAAGTTCGGGCTGCTCTTCATCGGGATGGACCAGGGGATGCCCGCCGGGCTCTCCTCGCTCGTCCTCCAGGTCCAGGCCGTCTTCACCGCGCTGTTCGCGGCCCTGTTCCTGTCCGAACGGCCCGGCGGGCGACGCGTCCTGGGCATGGGGATCGCGCTCGCGGGCATCGGGGTGGCCGCCGTCGACGAGGGGACGGGCGGAACCGTGCTCGCCTTCGTCCTGGTGATCCTGGCGGCGGCCTGCTGGGGCGTGTCCAACGTGATCACCCGCAAGGCCGCCCCGCGGGACTCCCTCAACTTCATGGTGTGGGTCTCGACCGTCCCGGTGCTGCCGCTGCTCGGCCTCTCGCTGATCTTCGAGGGCTGGGACCGTGACACCGAGGCCCTGGCCGCGCTCGACCTGACCGGCGCCGGAACCGTCCTCTACGTCGCCTGGATCTCCACCGTCCTCGGCTTCGCGGCCTGGGGATTCCTGCTCCGCCACCACCCGGCCTCGTCCGTGGCCCCGTTCACCCTGCTCGTGCCCGTCTTCGGGATGTCCTCGGCCGCGCTCATCCTCGACGAGGCGGTCAGCCCGCTGCGGTGGTGCGCCGCCGCGCTGCTGGTCGGCGGGGTGGCCCTGACCTCACTGCCCCGTCCCCGCCCCGCCGTCGCGCCCCCGCTGCCGGAGGTCCGGGAGCCGGCCGTCTGA
- a CDS encoding ABC transporter ATP-binding protein, whose protein sequence is MAGAEKQGAEERDTREPGWGRRLTGYAWRYRRNVVLALGSSLAGMGVMALVPLITKVIIDDVVGSHTRSLGVWTGLLIGAAVLVYVATFIRRYYGGRLALDVQHDLRTEMYGTLTRLDGKRQDELSTGQVVGRATSDLQLIQGLLFMLPMTIGNILLFLISLVIMAWLSLPLTLIALAVAPALWFIARRSKTRLFPATWYAQSQAAAVAGVVDGAVSGVRVVKGFGQEEQETGKLREVSRKLFAGRLRTIRLNSRYTPALQAVPALGQVAMLALGGWLATRGEITLGTFVAFSTYLAQLVGPVRMLAMVLTVGQQARAGVERVLELIDTEPSMTDGTRTLPADAPASVEFDDVRFGYEDDRPVLDGFSLTIEPGETVAVVGASGSGKSTVSLLLPRFYDVSHGAVLVGGHDVRELTQDSLRAAIGLVPEDSFLFSESVGENIAYGHPGATQEQIERAARAAQAHGFISELPEGYDTKVGEHGLTLSGGQRQRVALARAILTDPRLLLLDDATSAVDARVEHEIHEVLAQVMEGRTTLLIAHRRSTLGLADRIAVLDQGRLADIGTHAELERRSALYRRLLTDPDEMGGTSPGHRPKAVVAEPEDDRALLEELDAEFDAERGVTPGLWIRKEEQRDTAAAGMPATPELLAQVDALPPATDVPAIDEASAVRPEKSYGLRRLLHGFGAALLVSLGLVAVDAGMGLLLPVLIRHGIDDGVTKMALGAVWAAAGLGLLAVLVQWLAQIGETRMTGRTGERVLYSLRLKIFAQLQRLGLDYYERELTGRIMTRMTTDVDALSTFLQTGLVTAFVSVVTFFGITVVLLVLDIQLALVVFATLPVLIVGTFFFRRKSVKAYELARERISVVNADLQESVAGLRIVQAFRRETDGAERFAARSDHYRQARVRGQWLISVYFPFVQLLASVAAAAVLIVGAGRVDNGTLTTGALVAYLLYIDLFFAPVQQLSQVFDGYQQASVSLGRIQELLREPTSTADHDEPQDVTSLRGEIAFEDVSFAYTGEEEALTGIDLRIPAGQTVAFVGETGAGKSTLVKLVARFYDPTSGRVTADGTDLRRLDRTAYRHRLGVVPQESYLFEGTVRDAIAYGLPEATDAQVEAAARAVGAHDMIATLEGGYLHGVAERGRNLSAGQRQLIALARAELVDPDVLLLDEATASLDLASEAQVNQATDRLAGRRTTLVVAHRLTTAARADRVVVMDRGRVAEDGTHDELLAREGAYARLWRTFIGEDLGEDTPAGV, encoded by the coding sequence GTGGCGGGCGCGGAGAAACAGGGCGCGGAGGAGCGGGACACCCGGGAGCCCGGCTGGGGCCGGAGGCTGACCGGGTACGCCTGGCGCTACCGGCGCAACGTCGTCCTGGCCCTCGGGTCCTCGCTCGCCGGCATGGGCGTGATGGCCCTCGTCCCGCTCATCACCAAGGTGATCATCGACGACGTCGTCGGCAGCCACACCCGTTCCCTCGGCGTCTGGACCGGCCTCCTCATCGGTGCAGCCGTCCTCGTCTACGTCGCGACCTTCATCCGCCGCTACTACGGCGGCCGGCTCGCCCTCGACGTCCAGCACGACCTGCGGACCGAGATGTACGGCACCCTGACCAGGCTCGACGGGAAGCGGCAGGACGAGCTCTCCACCGGGCAGGTCGTCGGACGCGCCACCAGTGACCTCCAGCTGATCCAGGGGCTGCTCTTCATGCTCCCGATGACCATCGGGAACATCCTGCTCTTCCTCATCTCCCTGGTGATCATGGCGTGGCTCTCGCTGCCCCTGACCCTGATCGCCCTCGCCGTCGCCCCCGCCCTGTGGTTCATCGCCCGCCGCTCCAAGACCCGCCTCTTCCCCGCCACCTGGTACGCCCAGAGCCAGGCCGCCGCCGTCGCCGGAGTGGTCGACGGGGCCGTCTCCGGCGTCCGGGTCGTCAAGGGGTTCGGCCAGGAGGAGCAGGAGACCGGCAAGCTCCGCGAGGTCAGCCGCAAGCTCTTCGCGGGCCGACTGCGCACGATCCGGCTGAACTCCCGCTACACCCCGGCGCTCCAGGCCGTCCCCGCGCTCGGCCAGGTCGCGATGCTGGCCCTCGGCGGCTGGCTCGCCACCCGGGGCGAGATCACGCTCGGCACGTTCGTCGCCTTCTCCACCTACCTCGCCCAGCTCGTCGGCCCGGTCCGGATGCTCGCCATGGTCCTCACCGTCGGCCAGCAGGCCAGGGCCGGTGTGGAGCGCGTCCTGGAGCTGATCGACACCGAGCCTTCCATGACGGACGGCACCAGGACGCTCCCGGCCGATGCCCCCGCCAGCGTCGAGTTCGACGACGTCCGCTTCGGTTACGAAGACGACCGCCCGGTCCTGGACGGGTTCTCCCTCACCATCGAGCCGGGCGAGACCGTCGCCGTCGTCGGCGCCTCCGGGAGCGGCAAGTCCACCGTCTCGCTCCTGCTGCCCCGCTTCTACGACGTGTCGCACGGCGCCGTCCTCGTCGGCGGCCACGACGTCCGTGAGCTCACCCAGGACTCGCTGCGGGCCGCCATCGGGCTCGTGCCGGAGGACAGCTTCCTCTTCTCCGAGTCCGTGGGCGAAAACATCGCGTACGGACACCCCGGCGCCACCCAGGAGCAGATCGAGCGGGCCGCACGGGCCGCGCAGGCGCACGGCTTCATCTCCGAGCTGCCCGAGGGCTACGACACCAAGGTCGGCGAGCACGGGCTCACCCTCTCCGGCGGCCAGCGCCAGCGCGTCGCCCTCGCCCGCGCCATCCTCACCGACCCCCGCCTGCTGCTCCTCGACGACGCCACCTCCGCCGTCGACGCCCGGGTCGAACACGAGATCCACGAGGTACTGGCCCAGGTCATGGAGGGCCGCACGACCCTGCTGATAGCCCACCGCAGGTCCACGCTCGGCCTCGCCGACCGCATCGCCGTCCTCGACCAGGGCCGGCTCGCCGACATCGGTACGCACGCGGAGCTGGAGCGCCGGTCGGCGCTCTACCGCCGGCTGCTCACCGACCCGGACGAGATGGGCGGCACCTCTCCCGGCCACCGGCCCAAGGCGGTCGTGGCGGAGCCGGAGGACGACCGCGCGCTCCTGGAGGAGCTCGACGCGGAGTTCGACGCGGAGCGCGGGGTCACCCCCGGGCTGTGGATCCGCAAGGAGGAGCAGCGCGACACGGCGGCCGCCGGGATGCCCGCCACCCCCGAGCTCCTGGCCCAGGTCGACGCGCTGCCCCCGGCCACCGATGTCCCCGCCATCGACGAGGCGAGCGCGGTACGCCCGGAGAAGTCGTACGGCCTGCGCAGGCTGCTGCACGGCTTCGGGGCCGCGCTGCTGGTGAGCCTGGGCCTGGTCGCCGTCGACGCGGGCATGGGTCTGCTCCTGCCCGTGCTGATCCGGCACGGCATCGACGACGGCGTCACGAAGATGGCGCTCGGCGCGGTCTGGGCGGCGGCCGGACTCGGACTGCTCGCCGTCCTCGTGCAGTGGCTGGCGCAGATCGGTGAGACCCGGATGACGGGCCGCACCGGCGAACGCGTGCTGTACTCCCTGCGCCTCAAGATCTTCGCGCAGCTCCAGCGGCTCGGCCTCGACTACTACGAGCGCGAGCTGACCGGCCGGATCATGACCCGGATGACGACGGACGTGGACGCCCTGTCCACCTTCCTGCAGACCGGCCTGGTCACCGCCTTCGTCTCCGTCGTCACCTTCTTCGGCATCACCGTCGTGCTGCTCGTCCTCGACATCCAGCTGGCCCTGGTCGTGTTCGCGACGCTGCCGGTGCTGATCGTCGGTACCTTCTTCTTCCGCCGCAAGAGCGTCAAGGCGTACGAGCTCGCCCGTGAACGCATCAGCGTCGTCAACGCCGACCTCCAGGAGTCCGTCGCCGGGCTGCGGATCGTCCAGGCCTTCCGGCGCGAGACCGACGGCGCCGAGCGGTTCGCGGCGCGCAGCGACCACTACCGCCAGGCCCGGGTGCGGGGGCAGTGGCTGATCTCCGTCTACTTCCCGTTCGTGCAGCTCCTGGCCTCGGTCGCGGCCGCCGCCGTGCTGATCGTGGGAGCCGGCCGGGTCGACAACGGAACGCTGACCACCGGTGCGCTGGTCGCCTACCTGCTCTACATCGACCTGTTCTTCGCCCCCGTGCAGCAGCTGTCCCAGGTCTTCGACGGCTACCAGCAGGCCAGCGTCTCCCTCGGCCGCATCCAGGAACTCCTGCGGGAGCCGACCTCCACGGCCGACCACGACGAGCCCCAGGACGTGACGTCGCTGCGCGGGGAGATCGCGTTCGAGGACGTGTCCTTCGCCTACACGGGCGAGGAGGAGGCCCTGACCGGCATCGATCTGCGGATCCCGGCCGGCCAGACGGTCGCCTTCGTCGGCGAGACCGGCGCGGGCAAGTCCACCCTGGTCAAGCTCGTCGCCCGTTTCTACGACCCGACGAGCGGGCGGGTGACGGCGGACGGCACGGATCTGCGCAGGCTCGACAGGACGGCGTACCGGCACCGGCTCGGAGTCGTGCCGCAGGAGTCCTACCTCTTCGAGGGGACGGTCCGCGACGCCATCGCGTACGGGCTGCCGGAGGCCACCGACGCGCAGGTGGAGGCGGCGGCCCGGGCGGTCGGCGCGCACGACATGATCGCCACCCTGGAGGGCGGCTACCTCCACGGGGTCGCCGAACGCGGCCGCAACCTCTCGGCCGGCCAGCGCCAGCTGATCGCGCTGGCGCGTGCCGAGCTGGTCGACCCCGACGTCCTGCTGCTCGACGAGGCGACCGCCTCCCTCGACCTCGCCAGTGAGGCCCAGGTCAACCAGGCCACCGACCGGTTGGCGGGCCGGCGCACCACTTTGGTGGTCGCCCACCGGCTGACCACGGCGGCCCGGGCCGACCGGGTCGTGGTGATGGACCGGGGCAGGGTCGCCGAGGACGGTACGCATGACGAGCTGCTGGCCAGGGAAGGCGCGTACGCGCGACTGTGGCGCACCTTCATAGGGGAGGACCTGGGCGAGGACACCCCGGCAGGCGTGTGA
- a CDS encoding thiamine pyrophosphate-binding protein, giving the protein MSHDHDDRPQLTAAQAEAALNPPPGRNGGDLVVETLQGLGATTVFGLPGQHALGMFDALRRSSLSYVGLRVENNAGFAADAYGRITGEVAPLLLSTGPGALTSLAALQEAAAASAPVLAISSQIPTAGLGGGRHGYLHELRDQKASVRDIVKSVHTVRTASQIPSAIAAAWESALTAPHGPVWVEIPQDVLLAETVLPVVSALDATPRELYPRPELTLAAAHLLSNAERPAIIAGGGVVRSDAAGKLRALAEKLDAPVVTTFGGKGAFPWEHPLSLRSWLEDRYTTDFLESADVLLVVGSGLGELSSNYHTFAPRGRVIQIEADAGKLESNHPALGIHSDAREALADLLETVEPREDATAAERVRELLERVHDRIAAQDLTLEQQVLASVREALPDTSPSFWDMTILAYWAWSAFDARHPNTMHSAQGAGGLGYGFPAAIGAAAADRTRPVLAVSGDGGAMYSIAELATARQYDLPVTWLIVDDGGYGILREYMTGAFGEATATELSRPDFVALAESFGVPAVRTSPESLAADLGKALAAPGPSVVVLPALLRMFEPTHL; this is encoded by the coding sequence GTGAGCCACGACCACGACGACCGGCCGCAGCTCACCGCCGCGCAGGCGGAGGCGGCGCTGAACCCTCCGCCCGGCCGCAACGGCGGTGACCTGGTCGTCGAGACCCTCCAGGGCCTCGGCGCCACCACCGTCTTCGGGCTGCCCGGCCAGCACGCGCTCGGCATGTTCGACGCGCTGCGGCGCTCCTCACTCTCGTACGTCGGGCTGCGCGTCGAGAACAACGCGGGCTTCGCCGCCGACGCCTACGGCCGGATCACCGGTGAGGTGGCGCCCCTGCTGCTGTCCACCGGTCCCGGCGCGCTGACCTCCCTGGCCGCGCTCCAGGAGGCGGCCGCAGCGTCGGCGCCCGTGCTGGCGATCTCCAGCCAGATCCCCACCGCGGGGCTCGGCGGCGGACGTCACGGCTATCTGCACGAGCTCCGCGACCAGAAGGCCTCCGTCCGCGACATCGTGAAGTCCGTGCACACCGTCCGCACGGCGTCGCAGATCCCCTCGGCGATCGCCGCCGCCTGGGAGTCCGCGCTGACCGCCCCGCACGGCCCGGTCTGGGTGGAGATACCGCAGGACGTGCTGCTCGCCGAGACGGTCCTGCCCGTCGTCAGCGCCCTCGACGCGACCCCGCGCGAGCTGTACCCGCGCCCGGAGCTCACCCTCGCGGCGGCCCACCTGCTGTCGAACGCCGAGCGTCCCGCGATCATCGCGGGCGGCGGAGTCGTACGCTCCGACGCGGCCGGCAAGCTGCGCGCGCTCGCGGAGAAGCTCGACGCCCCGGTCGTCACGACCTTCGGCGGCAAGGGTGCCTTCCCCTGGGAACACCCGCTCTCGCTCCGGTCCTGGCTGGAGGACCGCTACACCACGGACTTCCTGGAATCCGCCGACGTGCTGCTGGTCGTCGGATCGGGGCTCGGCGAGCTCTCCTCGAACTACCACACCTTCGCCCCGCGCGGCCGGGTCATCCAGATCGAGGCCGACGCCGGGAAGCTGGAGTCCAACCACCCCGCACTCGGCATCCACTCCGACGCCCGGGAGGCCCTCGCCGACCTCCTCGAAACGGTGGAGCCCCGCGAGGACGCCACAGCGGCCGAACGGGTGCGCGAGCTCCTGGAGCGGGTCCACGACCGCATCGCGGCGCAGGACCTCACCCTGGAGCAGCAGGTGCTGGCCTCCGTCCGCGAGGCGCTGCCCGACACGTCCCCCAGCTTCTGGGACATGACGATCCTGGCCTACTGGGCCTGGTCCGCCTTCGACGCCCGCCACCCCAACACCATGCACTCGGCGCAGGGCGCGGGCGGCCTCGGCTACGGCTTCCCGGCCGCGATCGGCGCGGCCGCCGCCGACCGCACCAGGCCCGTGCTGGCGGTCTCCGGCGACGGCGGCGCGATGTACTCGATCGCCGAGCTCGCCACCGCGCGGCAGTACGACCTGCCCGTCACCTGGCTGATCGTCGACGACGGGGGTTACGGCATCCTGCGCGAGTACATGACGGGCGCCTTCGGCGAGGCCACGGCCACCGAGCTCTCCCGCCCGGACTTCGTCGCCCTCGCCGAGTCCTTCGGCGTCCCGGCGGTCCGTACGTCGCCGGAGTCCCTGGCCGCCGACCTCGGCAAGGCCCTCGCGGCCCCCGGCCCGTCGGTGGTGGTGCTCCCCGCCCTGCTGAGGATGTTCGAGCCGACGCACCTGTAG
- the speB gene encoding agmatinase codes for MSSNETPRGPVDSSRVPRYAGPATFARLPRLDEVGSTDVAVVGVPFDTGVSYRPGARFGGNAIREASRLLRPYNPAQDASPFALAQVADAGDIAVNPFDINEAVETVEAAADDLLSTGARLMTLGGDHTIALPLLRSVAKKHGPVALLHFDAHLDTWDTYFGAEYTHGTPFRRAVEEGILDTEALSHVGTRGPLYGKQDLTDDAKMGFGIVTSADVMRRGVDEIADQLRQRIGDRPLYISIDIDVLDPAHAPGTGTPEAGGLTSRELLEIVRGLSSCHLVSADLVEVAPAYDHAEITSVAASHTAYELTTIMSRQIAEGRTK; via the coding sequence ATGAGCAGCAACGAGACGCCGCGCGGCCCCGTCGACTCCTCCCGCGTCCCGCGGTACGCCGGACCCGCGACGTTCGCCCGGCTGCCACGGCTCGACGAGGTCGGCTCCACCGACGTCGCCGTCGTCGGCGTGCCTTTCGACACCGGCGTCTCCTACCGTCCGGGTGCCCGCTTCGGCGGCAACGCGATCCGGGAGGCCTCCCGCCTCCTGCGCCCCTACAACCCGGCGCAGGACGCCTCGCCCTTCGCCCTCGCCCAGGTCGCCGACGCGGGTGACATCGCGGTGAACCCCTTCGACATCAACGAGGCCGTCGAGACCGTCGAGGCCGCCGCCGACGACCTGCTCTCCACCGGCGCCCGGCTGATGACGCTCGGCGGCGACCACACCATCGCGCTGCCCCTGCTGCGTTCGGTCGCCAAGAAGCACGGCCCCGTCGCCCTGCTGCACTTCGACGCCCACCTGGACACCTGGGACACCTACTTCGGCGCGGAGTACACCCACGGCACCCCGTTCCGCCGCGCCGTCGAGGAGGGCATCCTCGACACGGAGGCCCTGTCCCACGTCGGCACCCGCGGCCCGCTCTACGGCAAGCAGGACCTCACCGACGACGCCAAGATGGGCTTCGGCATCGTCACCTCCGCCGACGTCATGCGGCGCGGTGTCGACGAGATCGCCGACCAGCTGCGGCAGCGCATCGGCGACCGGCCGCTCTACATCTCCATCGACATCGACGTCCTCGACCCCGCGCACGCACCCGGCACCGGCACCCCCGAGGCCGGCGGCCTCACCTCGCGCGAACTCCTGGAGATCGTGCGCGGCCTCTCCTCCTGCCACCTCGTCTCGGCCGACCTGGTCGAGGTCGCCCCGGCGTACGATCACGCGGAGATCACCTCCGTCGCCGCCTCCCACACGGCGTACGAGCTGACGACGATCATGTCCCGCCAGATCGCGGAGGGCCGCACCAAGTGA
- a CDS encoding glycoside hydrolase family 3 protein gives MHHRTSRRTLLTATAAAAAAAATGVAALPGTAQAAASATSTDSRLKRLIARMSLEEKVGQLFVMRVYGHSATEPDQADIDANLAEIGVRDAAELISTYHVGGIIYFAWAHNTRDPHQIADLSNGIQRAGLAGRTPLPLLVSTDQEHGIVCRVGEPATLLPGAMALGAGGSRSDARTAGRIAGAELAALGINQNYAPDADVNVNPANPVIGVRSFGSDPEAVAGMVTAQVKGYQSSGIASTAKHFPGHGDTSTDSHTGLPVILHTREEWAELDAPPFRAAVAAGIDSIMTAHIVVPALDPSEDPATLSRPILTGILREELGYDGVVVTDALGMEGVRTKYGDERVPVLALLAGVDQLLNPPDLKVAWNAVLSAVRSGEISEARIEESILRILRLKTRLGLFRDPYVTHRGVDRTVGVRSHLATADRIAERTTTLLSNTGSLLPLSRRSHRNLLVVGADPASPSGTTGPPTTTLAGAFEELGFAATALSTGTAPTQAKIAEAVAAAAGKDAVVVGTYNVSATSSQRTLVSALAATGVPVITVAIRNPYDIAQLAGTGFAASLAAYSWTDVELRAAARVIAGRARPEGRLPVPVQRADAPAQALYPVGYGLSYRV, from the coding sequence GTGCACCACCGCACCTCCAGACGCACTCTCCTCACCGCCACGGCGGCGGCCGCCGCGGCTGCGGCGACCGGCGTCGCCGCTCTTCCCGGCACCGCGCAGGCAGCCGCCTCCGCCACCTCCACGGACAGCCGTCTCAAGCGGCTCATCGCCCGGATGAGCCTGGAGGAGAAGGTCGGCCAGCTCTTCGTGATGCGGGTGTACGGGCACTCCGCGACCGAGCCCGACCAGGCGGACATCGACGCCAACCTCGCCGAGATCGGGGTCCGGGACGCCGCCGAGCTGATCTCGACGTACCACGTCGGCGGCATCATCTACTTCGCCTGGGCGCACAACACCCGCGACCCGCACCAGATCGCCGACCTCTCCAACGGCATCCAGCGGGCCGGGCTGGCCGGACGCACCCCGCTGCCGCTCCTCGTCTCCACCGACCAGGAGCACGGCATCGTGTGCCGGGTCGGCGAACCGGCGACGCTGCTGCCCGGAGCGATGGCCCTGGGCGCGGGCGGGTCACGCTCCGACGCCCGCACGGCGGGCCGGATCGCCGGGGCCGAGCTGGCGGCGCTGGGCATCAACCAGAACTACGCGCCGGACGCCGACGTCAACGTCAACCCGGCCAACCCCGTCATCGGTGTGCGCTCCTTCGGCTCCGACCCGGAGGCGGTCGCCGGGATGGTCACCGCACAGGTGAAGGGGTATCAGAGCTCCGGGATCGCCTCCACCGCGAAGCACTTCCCGGGACACGGTGACACCAGCACCGACAGCCACACCGGTCTGCCCGTCATCCTTCACACCCGGGAGGAGTGGGCCGAGCTGGACGCCCCGCCGTTCCGCGCGGCCGTGGCGGCGGGCATCGACTCGATCATGACGGCGCACATCGTGGTGCCCGCCCTTGACCCGTCGGAGGACCCGGCCACCCTGTCCCGCCCGATCCTCACCGGCATCCTGCGCGAGGAGCTCGGTTACGACGGCGTGGTGGTCACCGACGCCCTGGGCATGGAGGGCGTCCGCACGAAGTACGGCGACGAGCGCGTACCCGTCCTCGCGCTGCTGGCGGGCGTCGACCAGCTGCTCAACCCGCCGGACCTGAAGGTCGCCTGGAACGCCGTGCTGAGCGCGGTGAGGAGCGGCGAGATCAGCGAGGCCCGCATCGAGGAATCGATTCTGCGCATCCTGCGGCTGAAGACGAGGCTCGGGCTGTTCCGCGACCCCTACGTCACCCACCGGGGTGTCGACCGCACCGTGGGCGTACGGTCGCACCTCGCCACCGCCGACCGGATCGCCGAGCGGACGACCACGCTGCTGTCCAACACCGGCTCGCTGCTGCCGCTGTCCCGCCGGTCCCACCGGAACCTCCTGGTGGTGGGGGCGGATCCGGCCTCGCCCTCCGGCACGACCGGCCCGCCGACCACCACGCTCGCCGGGGCCTTCGAGGAGCTGGGGTTCGCGGCGACGGCGCTGTCCACCGGCACGGCACCCACCCAGGCGAAGATCGCCGAGGCTGTGGCCGCCGCCGCGGGCAAGGACGCGGTGGTCGTGGGCACGTACAACGTGTCGGCGACCAGCTCGCAGCGCACCCTGGTCAGCGCCCTGGCGGCCACCGGCGTCCCGGTGATCACGGTCGCGATCCGCAATCCGTACGACATCGCCCAGCTGGCCGGGACGGGCTTCGCCGCGAGCCTCGCCGCGTACTCCTGGACGGACGTCGAGCTGCGGGCCGCCGCCCGGGTGATCGCGGGGCGGGCCCGCCCCGAGGGCAGGCTGCCGGTGCCGGTGCAGCGGGCGGACGCCCCCGCACAGGCGCTCTACCCGGTCGGCTACGGGCTGTCGTACCGGGTGTAG
- a CDS encoding S28 family serine protease produces the protein MRKALRGVLSLAVLIGTVSATGASAGAATAAEPAAKQSSGHSSSSESSSEDIKDRILAIPGMSLIEEKPYPGYRFFVLNYTQPVDHKHPSKGTFQQRVTLLHKDTNRPTVFFTSGYNVSTNPSRSEPTQIIDGNQVSLEYRFFTPSRPAPADWSKLDIWQAASDQHRVFKALKKIYSQNWLTTGGSKGGMTATYFERFYPKDMDGVVAYVAPNDVVNDEDSAYDRFFARVGTKECRDRLSGVQREALVRREPLEKKFAAYAAENSLTFDTVGTLDKAYEAVVMDYVWAFWQYSLLADCESVPADAKNATDQEIWDSVDGISGFSAYADQGLATYTPYYYQAGTQLGSPDIRQPWLGNLSRYGYQPPRNFVPRSIPMKFQHSAMRDVDSWVRNNARHMMYVYGENDPWGAEPFRLGKGARDSYVYTVPGGNHGSKVAGLVADEKAKATAAILRWAGVAPAAVEADPAKAKPLAKFDARLDKRDDELQRNRGTLRP, from the coding sequence ATGCGCAAGGCGCTCAGAGGTGTTCTGTCGCTCGCGGTGCTCATAGGCACAGTGAGTGCGACCGGGGCCTCGGCCGGGGCGGCCACCGCCGCGGAACCGGCCGCGAAGCAGAGCAGCGGCCACAGCAGCAGCAGCGAGAGCAGCAGCGAGGACATCAAGGACCGCATCCTGGCCATCCCGGGGATGAGTCTGATCGAGGAGAAGCCGTACCCCGGGTACCGCTTCTTCGTCCTTAACTACACCCAGCCGGTCGACCACAAGCACCCGTCCAAGGGCACGTTCCAGCAGCGCGTCACCCTGCTGCACAAGGACACGAACCGGCCCACGGTCTTCTTCACCAGCGGCTACAACGTCTCGACCAACCCGAGCCGCAGCGAGCCGACGCAGATCATCGACGGCAACCAGGTGTCCCTGGAGTACCGGTTCTTCACCCCGTCCCGCCCGGCTCCCGCCGACTGGTCGAAGCTGGACATCTGGCAGGCCGCCAGCGACCAGCACCGGGTCTTCAAGGCGCTGAAGAAGATCTACTCACAGAACTGGCTCACCACCGGCGGCTCCAAGGGCGGCATGACCGCCACCTACTTCGAGCGCTTCTACCCGAAGGACATGGACGGCGTCGTCGCCTATGTCGCCCCCAACGACGTGGTGAACGACGAGGACTCGGCGTACGACCGGTTCTTCGCCCGCGTCGGCACCAAGGAGTGCCGGGACCGGCTGAGCGGCGTCCAGCGCGAGGCCCTCGTCCGCCGGGAGCCGCTGGAGAAGAAGTTCGCGGCCTACGCCGCCGAGAACAGCCTCACCTTCGACACGGTCGGCACGCTCGACAAGGCGTACGAGGCCGTCGTCATGGACTACGTCTGGGCGTTCTGGCAGTACAGCCTCCTCGCCGACTGCGAGTCCGTCCCGGCCGACGCGAAGAACGCCACCGACCAGGAGATCTGGGACTCCGTCGACGGCATCTCGGGCTTCTCCGCCTACGCGGACCAGGGTTTGGCGACGTACACGCCGTACTACTACCAGGCCGGCACCCAGCTCGGCTCGCCCGACATCCGGCAGCCCTGGCTCGGCAACCTCAGCCGCTACGGCTACCAGCCGCCGCGCAACTTCGTGCCGCGCTCCATCCCGATGAAGTTCCAGCACTCGGCCATGCGTGACGTGGACAGCTGGGTCAGGAACAACGCCCGGCACATGATGTACGTCTACGGCGAGAACGACCCGTGGGGTGCCGAGCCCTTCCGCCTCGGCAAGGGCGCCAGGGACAGCTACGTCTACACCGTGCCCGGCGGGAACCACGGCTCCAAGGTCGCCGGCCTCGTCGCCGACGAGAAGGCGAAGGCGACCGCCGCCATCCTGCGCTGGGCCGGGGTCGCGCCCGCGGCCGTCGAGGCCGACCCGGCGAAGGCGAAGCCCCTCGCGAAGTTCGACGCCCGCCTCGACAAGCGGGACGACGAACTCCAGCGGAACCGGGGGACGCTGAGGCCGTAA